The uncultured Trichococcus sp. DNA segment CCCACTATTTTCCGGTCCTCATCATCCAGTACGGGCACATTTACGGCGCCCGGTATGGTTGACTTCGCATATTCTGACGGACTCCTGACGTCCACATATAAAATCGATTTGTCTCCGCGTTGCTGTTCTATTTCTTCATACGTTGCGACTGGTTTCAATTGGTTCACCACTTTCTGTTTCTTAGTATAGCCTCTGTCGGTCAGGAATGCCACCCGAAATCTTGAAGCGAGTACATGAAAACGACCCGACAAGCTCCTCATTACAACGGAGACATGCGGGTCGTTTCGCATTCAAGCGTTCAATTTTGCTGCATCTATTTCTTTGCTTTATGCACTTTCAACGCTTTGCCTTTGACGGTGCGGTTCTGCATCTCGGAAATCACATGCGGCCCTTTGCCGTTCAGGATTTCGATGTAGGTCACGTTTTCCTGGATCGTGATGATGCCGATGTCATCCGCATCGACGCCGGGAATGTTGGTCAGCGTGCCGACGAAATCGATGGCGCGCAGTTTTTTCTTCTTGCCGCCGTTGAAATAGACTTTGGTGATGTCCTTGTTCAATTCCCGGTTGCGCGCGCGTTTGATGACTGGGCGTTCCTGCAGTTTCTTTTCGAAAGCCGCTTTGTGATGCTGCACGAAGCGGGCACTCGGCGGATCGATTTCGGTGATTTCCTGCTGAGCGAAGTCTTTCACTACCTGCCAGCTTCTTTCCTCACTAGGCGTAACCAAGGTCAAGGCTACCCCCGTTTTGCCGGCGCGGCCGGTCCTGCCGGTACGGTGGATGAAGCTCTCTTTCTCCTCGGGGACATCATAATTGACGACATGCGTCACGTTATCGACATCGATGCCGCGCGCAGCCACATCCGTTGCCACCAGATAGCGCAATTTCCCTTTGCGGAAATCATCCATGACGGCTGTGCGGTCATCCTGCACCATCCCGCCGTGCATCTTATCGATCGGCAAACCGGCTTTGCTCAAGAATGTGTACAGTCCGTTTACGGCTTCCTGCGTATTGCAGAAGATGATGCAACTGTCCGGATTCTCAACGGTCAGCAGATCCAATAGTTGCTTGGGTTTACCCGATTCTTGGACGCGGATGAAGGATTGCAGAATCTTCGGTTTGGATGTCTCGTCGCTTTCCATTTTCACCGAAACGCTGTCTTTCTTCATATAGAAGCTGGCCAAACGCACCACTTCATTCGGCATGGTCGCGGAGAACAGCAGCGTTTGTCTTTGTTTCGGCAGGTAATCGATGATGGCTTCCACTTGTTCAATGAAGCCCATATTCAACATCTCATCCGCTTCATCAAGGACCAGGTAGCGTATCTTGTCGAATTTCATTGTCCCTTTTTGCAGATGATCCAATACTCGACCAGGCGTCCCCACTACGATATGGCTTTTCTGTCTCAATTCCGATTTTTGCGTATCGAAGGAAGTCTTGCCGAAGACAGCAGTGGCCTTGATCCGCTTCAGCCGTCCGATGTTGGTGATATCCTCTTTCACCTGCAGCGCCAGCTCCCTTGTCGGAACCAAAATCAGCGCCTGCGGACGGTTTTCCTCCCAGCTCACACTTTCGCACAACGGTACGCCGAAACTGACGGTCTTGCCGCTGCCGGTCTGCGATTCGACAATGATATCTTTGCCCTTTAAGGTCAGCGGGATGACCTCCTGTTGTACTTGCGTCGGTTTGAAATAACGCAATGCCTTTAGTGCCGTAACGATTTCTTCGCTGATTGCGAAGTCTTCAAATGTTGTATAATTCATCTTGTCCTACCTTCACTTTTGATTTGTCGTCTCAGTATAACAGGAAAACATCAATAAATCCGCGTTTTTGTGAAAACGAGTGTACGGGACGGAATTAAAAACGGAACTGGATCTGAATCCCGCAAAGGGTTCCGCTTCCAGTTCCACTATCGCCGCATGCGCCAGTTCACTCTTCGCAGAACAGCCTGATCCGCTCAATCGCTTGTTGCGCCATTTCATCGCGTTTTTCCAGATAAGCTTCTTTGTCGAATGTTTTGTTCTTATCTACATAAGGAATATTCTGGATGCTTTCCAAGTTTAAGGTCGTTCCGCCTTCCTCCGCTTTGGCCGTGTAATTTTGCCTCACGAAAGAATCCTCGGCCGGATTGACCGTGTCCACCCGGATGGCTGCGCGCATGACGAATTCCTCAGGTAACAGTTCCGATTGCTGCACTTCGATGTTCACCGGCACCATTTTCCCGAACATGTCGTATTCTGCCTTGTAGACACTGGACAGGCCGCCGTCCCCGCTGATCTGCTTGACGATTTTCAGGCCCTCATGAATGTCTTGCCAATTCCCCACATTGGCGGCGTACTGCCATACTTTGCTCAGCGGGGCTTCGATAAAAATACTTTTCTTGATGTGGCTTTTGATGTAGTCCATTTTATTCATCCTTCCTGCTGATTGAACCTACTGCCCTCATATGCGACTGTGATAGCGTTATCTTTATCCTCATTATAATCAAATGAATTCCCTTATACAAACTTGGGTCCATGAACATTGAAAACCACCCTTGGCAACTTCGCCGA contains these protein-coding regions:
- a CDS encoding DEAD/DEAH box helicase; protein product: MNYTTFEDFAISEEIVTALKALRYFKPTQVQQEVIPLTLKGKDIIVESQTGSGKTVSFGVPLCESVSWEENRPQALILVPTRELALQVKEDITNIGRLKRIKATAVFGKTSFDTQKSELRQKSHIVVGTPGRVLDHLQKGTMKFDKIRYLVLDEADEMLNMGFIEQVEAIIDYLPKQRQTLLFSATMPNEVVRLASFYMKKDSVSVKMESDETSKPKILQSFIRVQESGKPKQLLDLLTVENPDSCIIFCNTQEAVNGLYTFLSKAGLPIDKMHGGMVQDDRTAVMDDFRKGKLRYLVATDVAARGIDVDNVTHVVNYDVPEEKESFIHRTGRTGRAGKTGVALTLVTPSEERSWQVVKDFAQQEITEIDPPSARFVQHHKAAFEKKLQERPVIKRARNRELNKDITKVYFNGGKKKKLRAIDFVGTLTNIPGVDADDIGIITIQENVTYIEILNGKGPHVISEMQNRTVKGKALKVHKAKK